Proteins co-encoded in one Afipia sp. P52-10 genomic window:
- a CDS encoding dihydrofolate reductase family protein: MAKLIMWNLVTLDGYMEGPGRDISWLNAFWGEDLEQLSIEQGRSAGALLFGRVTYELMASHWPTETGEIADFMNALPKYVASRSLTQPGWTNTQLINSGVNDAIVRLKREIPKDIFIFGSADLSAGLTEEGLIDEYRICVTPLFLGKGTPLFKPGRTAKLRRLDARPLSNGAVILRYAPA, from the coding sequence ATGGCCAAGCTGATCATGTGGAATCTGGTGACGCTCGACGGCTACATGGAAGGGCCCGGTCGCGACATCTCCTGGCTGAACGCGTTCTGGGGCGAGGATCTGGAGCAACTGTCGATCGAGCAGGGAAGGAGCGCTGGTGCGCTGCTGTTCGGTCGCGTCACCTACGAGCTGATGGCCAGTCACTGGCCGACCGAAACCGGCGAGATCGCCGACTTCATGAATGCGCTGCCGAAATACGTCGCCTCGCGCAGCCTCACGCAGCCGGGCTGGACCAATACGCAGCTCATCAATAGCGGGGTGAACGATGCGATCGTCCGGCTGAAGCGCGAAATTCCGAAGGATATCTTCATCTTCGGCAGCGCCGATCTGTCCGCGGGTCTCACCGAGGAGGGGCTGATCGACGAGTACCGCATCTGTGTAACGCCGCTGTTCCTCGGCAAGGGCACACCCCTGTTCAAGCCGGGCCGCACCGCCAAATTGCGACGGCTCGATGCAAGGCCGCTGTCGAACGGTGCGGTGATCCTGCGCTACGCCCCTGCCTGA
- a CDS encoding glutathione S-transferase family protein: MSLTLHAHPLSSFCQKVLIALYENDTPFTQKLIDLGSDSARAEFAKLWPILKMPVLQDDARGRIIPETSVIIEYLQRFYPGKTTFIPDDTEAALDVRLRDRFFDLYVNEPMQAIVGNRLRPADQKDPLGVARARERLSGVYAQLDRELSERPWACGDTFTMADCAAAPALFYAEKVHPFKTAHKHVAVYFERLMQRPSFARAVAEARPFMSLFPQTD, translated from the coding sequence ATGTCGCTCACGCTGCACGCCCACCCGCTCTCCTCGTTCTGTCAGAAGGTGCTGATCGCGCTCTACGAGAACGACACGCCGTTCACCCAGAAGCTGATCGACCTCGGCAGCGACTCCGCGCGTGCGGAGTTCGCCAAGCTGTGGCCGATCCTGAAGATGCCGGTGCTGCAAGACGATGCGCGCGGCCGCATCATTCCGGAGACCAGCGTCATCATCGAGTATCTGCAGCGCTTCTATCCGGGAAAGACGACGTTCATCCCGGACGATACGGAGGCGGCGCTCGACGTCCGCCTGCGCGATCGCTTCTTCGATCTCTACGTCAACGAGCCGATGCAGGCGATCGTCGGCAACCGGCTGCGTCCAGCGGACCAGAAAGACCCGCTCGGCGTGGCGCGAGCGCGAGAACGGCTTTCCGGCGTCTATGCGCAACTCGACAGGGAGCTATCCGAACGACCATGGGCTTGCGGCGATACCTTCACCATGGCCGACTGCGCCGCCGCACCCGCGCTGTTCTATGCCGAGAAAGTTCATCCCTTCAAAACCGCGCACAAGCATGTTGCCGTCTACTTCGAGCGGCTGATGCAGCGTCCGTCTTTCGCCCGCGCCGTCGCAGAGGCCAGACCCTTCATGTCGCTGTTTCCGCAAACCGACTGA
- a CDS encoding TauD/TfdA dioxygenase family protein, with amino-acid sequence MATGMQRVPGPRYKHIVDEEAPYATLTVDKLTPIIGAEIGGIDLSQPLSNKAADEIHRALAENLVIFFRDQHLTEEQHLAFGRMFGDLHIHPAAPHAPDHPELMIIHADRNSPRANGEGWHSDVSCDEAPPMGSILYIKTCPPKGGDTLFANMYAAYDALSDRMKQYLEGLTAVHDGEDNYRGTYANFGVKDRPVYPRAEHPVIRIHPVTKRKALFVNRGFTRYIVGLPRDESDGILRYLYEHMAHPLFQCRFRWRENSLAFWDNRCAQHRAMWDYWPHTRSGFRVTVQGDKPY; translated from the coding sequence ATGGCGACAGGTATGCAGAGGGTCCCCGGCCCCCGTTACAAGCACATCGTCGACGAGGAAGCGCCTTATGCAACGCTCACCGTCGACAAGCTGACGCCGATCATCGGCGCCGAGATCGGCGGCATCGATCTGTCGCAGCCGCTGAGCAACAAAGCGGCCGACGAAATCCATCGCGCGCTTGCCGAGAACCTCGTCATCTTCTTCCGCGACCAGCACCTGACCGAAGAGCAGCACCTCGCCTTCGGCCGCATGTTCGGTGACCTGCACATCCATCCGGCCGCGCCGCATGCGCCGGACCATCCCGAGCTGATGATCATCCACGCCGACAGGAATTCGCCGCGCGCCAACGGCGAGGGGTGGCACAGCGATGTGTCCTGCGACGAGGCGCCGCCGATGGGCAGCATCCTCTACATCAAGACCTGCCCGCCGAAGGGCGGCGACACGCTGTTCGCCAACATGTACGCGGCCTACGACGCGCTCTCCGATCGCATGAAGCAGTACCTCGAAGGTCTGACCGCGGTCCATGACGGCGAGGACAATTATCGCGGCACCTATGCTAACTTCGGCGTCAAGGACCGCCCGGTCTACCCCCGCGCCGAGCATCCAGTGATCCGCATCCATCCGGTCACCAAACGCAAGGCGCTGTTCGTGAACCGCGGCTTCACCCGCTACATCGTCGGCCTTCCGCGCGACGAGAGCGATGGCATCCTGCGCTATCTCTACGAACACATGGCGCATCCGCTGTTCCAGTGCCGCTTCCGCTGGCGCGAGAACTCGCTGGCGTTCTGGGACAACCGCTGCGCCCAGCATCGCGCGATGTGGGACTACTGGCCGCATACGCGCTCGGGCTTCCGCGTCACCGTGCAGGGCGACAAGCCCTATTGA